Within Osmerus eperlanus unplaced genomic scaffold, fOsmEpe2.1 SCAFFOLD_230, whole genome shotgun sequence, the genomic segment ccatggcagtgtgttccGGAACCCTCGTGTTCCTACCTTCCAGTGGGCGGGACCCCGCCGACCCCCCCCTGCAGCTGTGCTTTCATGATCCTCTTTGATTGACAGCTGCACCGCCCACTCCCTGGGGAAGGCATCCTAGTTGCGACCATATAAGGAGTTTGGGAGCGCTCAGCTAGGAGACCTGGGCACCTGAAGGTGAGCAAGTCTGCCTACATAGTCAGACACACACCGTTAAATCCATgatgattcacacacacaaacacaccgtcaAATCCATGATGattcacacagacgcacacacacacacagtgttgacGATACTGAACACCATATCCAAGTCTTTTAAGAcacttttaagtgtgtgtgtgtgtgtgtcgacaagGCTGTGCTTGCTAAATTGATGCGGTAACCACTGATGATTCAACACCAGCCTCACGCAACTACAAACGcgccacacacactacacacactacacactccaaacacaagGTCCCACCTAGACACACTGTTTACCTGTAGAGTAGCCTCTTCTGGGGCAGCCTGGCTGTGGAACACCTGAGCTCTGACCCCGAGAGCTttgctgttttgtgtgtgtgtgtgtgcgcgctctgGTCACGGCAGGGTTAAAGAcaagaggagagtgtgtgtgtgtgcgcgctctgGTCACAGCAGGGTTAAGgacgaggagagtgtgtgtgtgtgtgtgtgcgcgctctggtcacggcagggttaaggacgaggagagtgtgtgtgtgtgtgtgtgtgcgcgctgtggTGACGGCATGGTTAAAGACATGAGTAGAGGGTGTATCCAGGATTCATTGCACTCAGAGctcagatcagagagagagaaccagatcacacacacagtagcacacACCAGgtaagacctctctctctctctctcctatctctctcctttctctctcctctctcagttcaATTCAATATGCTTCACTGGCATGAATGTTCATATCTCAAatgttgtctctgtctctttaatgTTCTGTCTATCActttctttatctttctctctctctctggttgttCCTCCTGTTTAGTGTTTGTCAGTGCTGTAAGAGCTGTGAACTTGGTTCaccacagatgtgtgtgtgtgtgagacagcagaTCAGGTGGTTTGTTTTCCCCTGTtggttgtgtctctgtgttctgtgtgggtTCTGTTGACAGAGAACAGCAGAACGTTCTCCTCCTGAACTGTTTGGACACGTAGCTATCCACAGAACCTTTAGAAACAGCGTAGAACATTGTAGTGGAACCCTCTGAAACAGTACGGTCCCAGCTAAGTTGGACACATCTGCGTTCAGAACCATTCAGAACCATTTGGAACCTCTGTAGAACTGTCCCTCGGCTGTGGAACCTTTTGTAGAGGAACCTTCAGTAGAGGAACCTTCTGTAGAGGAACCTTCAGTAGAGGAACCTTCTGTAGAGGAACCTTCTGAAAGGCCAGGGTTCCAGTTGGAACAGTCTGGCTTGGTCTGTGTCCTGCAGAGTGTGTTTGGTGTCAAAGTCTGGATGAGGCTGGCGTCTGCCTTATCTCTGCCATAAATTAGACAGGGAGAggacatactgtgtgtgtgtgagagtgtgtgtgtgtgtgtgtgtgtgtgtgtgagagagactggggaggtggggtggggtggggagatggggtggggtggggtggggaggtggggagatggggtggggtggggagatggggtggggaggtggggttttGAGTTCCTACAAGGAAGAAAAAACTAATTTCACATCTCATCCTTCtgcattcctctctcctctttcatttctctccttccttcatcaTGCTTTATCTCTCTATCAGAATTCCCCCagttcttcacctctcctctcgctcAGGTATGAAATAATTTACAGCAGGGAGACTTACATAATCACTCATCTGTCCACCCCCTTCTCAGATCAACCCACGTCACCTGCTAAGCCAGACGAAGAGGACaactgagaagagagagaaagagtagagAGAAAacgaggaatagagagagagaaaaagcaagaaagcaagaaagacagagagaggtaacaTGACGATTGGGAAGAGTTCCAGAAAAAGCTTCGCCCGTAGTTCGCTCCGCTCTCCCAAGTTCCTGGACAAGTCAGACGGCTTCTACGGACGTCTGGACGAGCCGGAGACCGAGCCGTCTAGAGCCGTGGAGGAaccggggatggaggggggcgaAGGGGCCACGCCATGCCCAGCCGAGGAGCCCTGTGCTGGGCcggaggagggggctggagacCCCGGGGTGACGGACTTCCACCAGGGGATGATGGAGGACGACGGAGCCTCGCTCATCCACCGCGAACCGGCTCGTCTCAGCAgtcgctggaggaggagctcccggaggaggaagagggaggccaGGCCCGCGGAGGAGcagcccagggaggaggggccgAGCCTGGGCATGGAGGTGGAGACGGAGGGCCCCGTCCTGGAGGTCTCtctggagctggagggagggatggagggacggagagcTGTGCTAGAGCCCAGCCTCGTTCACTTCACCGTCAGGGCAGAGGCAGACGACCAGGTCCTCatcaaggagaagagagggagggaggaggaggaggggaag encodes:
- the sb:cb1058 gene encoding uncharacterized protein sb:cb1058 — protein: MTIGKSSRKSFARSSLRSPKFLDKSDGFYGRLDEPETEPSRAVEEPGMEGGEGATPCPAEEPCAGPEEGAGDPGVTDFHQGMMEDDGASLIHREPARLSSRWRRSSRRRKREARPAEEQPREEGPSLGMEVETEGPVLEVSLELEGGMEGRRAVLEPSLVHFTVRAEADDQVLIKEKRGREEEEGKEEEEGKEEEEKTRGQKEDLKVVKRSTLRNYRKAFDRALRRGWETFVTNLHSVTLTPVTPPSSSSSSSSPSSKKRSPSSVLGEYR